Proteins encoded within one genomic window of Spirochaeta cellobiosiphila DSM 17781:
- a CDS encoding glycoside hydrolase family 88/105 protein: MSTIVEKLNILVEGFLPVLYASDDPDFENRNLEGSDEEELKRYQFWEWPHGVGLFGLWKLFDQTKEQRYLDMLIQYYDERLAQGLPGKNINTMAPILALSYLAEHTGNKAYLDVCKEWAEWACNGLDRTKERGFQHRTSDDENVGELWDDTLMMTVLAVANIGRIIGRQDYIDEAVYQFLLHTEYLCDKKTGLWYHGWTFEGNHNFAEAFWARGNCWITIAFPLFMEMMDLDKGVHHYLKVVLERQIKALAALQADSGMWHTLLDDPTSYVETSATAGFGYGILKAIHDGLVSDEYLPMANKAVEAVLGYIDDKGVVQQVSYGTPMGRESKNFYKDIPIRPMPYGQAAAMLILLEANKDIK; the protein is encoded by the coding sequence ATGAGCACAATTGTAGAAAAATTAAATATATTAGTTGAAGGATTTCTTCCTGTGCTATACGCATCAGATGATCCGGACTTTGAGAATAGAAATTTAGAAGGCTCTGATGAAGAAGAACTGAAACGTTACCAATTTTGGGAATGGCCTCATGGTGTTGGTCTCTTTGGTCTCTGGAAGTTATTTGATCAGACAAAAGAGCAACGTTATTTGGATATGCTTATCCAATATTATGATGAACGATTGGCCCAGGGTTTACCTGGCAAAAATATAAACACCATGGCTCCTATATTGGCCCTCAGTTACTTAGCAGAGCATACAGGTAATAAAGCTTACCTTGATGTTTGTAAAGAGTGGGCGGAATGGGCCTGTAACGGTCTCGATAGAACAAAAGAAAGGGGATTCCAACACAGAACCAGTGATGATGAAAACGTCGGTGAACTCTGGGATGACACTCTAATGATGACTGTTCTAGCTGTAGCCAATATTGGACGTATCATAGGCCGTCAAGATTATATTGATGAAGCTGTTTATCAATTCTTACTTCATACAGAGTATTTGTGTGATAAGAAAACAGGCTTGTGGTATCATGGATGGACTTTTGAAGGTAATCATAACTTTGCCGAGGCCTTCTGGGCTAGAGGAAATTGCTGGATTACCATAGCCTTCCCTCTATTTATGGAGATGATGGATTTAGATAAGGGTGTTCACCATTATTTAAAGGTTGTCCTGGAAAGACAGATTAAAGCTTTAGCGGCTTTACAGGCTGATTCAGGAATGTGGCATACCTTACTTGATGACCCTACTTCCTATGTCGAAACAAGTGCTACTGCCGGATTCGGATATGGAATCTTGAAGGCTATTCATGATGGTCTAGTAAGCGATGAGTATCTTCCTATGGCTAATAAGGCAGTGGAAGCTGTACTTGGCTATATTGATGATAAGGGAGTTGTCCAACAAGTATCTTATGGAACTCCCATGGGAAGAGAATCTAAGAACTTCTATAAGGATATACCTATCCGACCCATGCCCTATGGACAAGCAGCGGCCATGCTAATTTTATTGGAAGCCAACAAAGATATAAAATAA